The following are from one region of the Lytechinus variegatus isolate NC3 chromosome 4, Lvar_3.0, whole genome shotgun sequence genome:
- the LOC121413464 gene encoding SH3 domain-binding glutamic acid-rich-like protein 3, producing MSKITYYYTSVSSNLEIKKHQQKIDMILSSKKIDFDKVDISTDAEAKNKMRELAGDPKALPPQLCNGDTYLGDFSAFDAAVEAEEIEEFLKLK from the exons atgTCGAAAATCACATACTACTACACCTCAGTATCTTCTAACTTGGAG ATAAAAAAGCATCAACAGAAGATAGATATGATCTTATCATCTAAGAAGATTGACTTTGATAAGGTAGACATTTCTACAGATGCTGAAGCAAAAAACAAGATGAGGGAATTAGCTGGCGATCCCAAGGCCCTTCCACCACAGCTCTGCAATGGAGATACTTATTTAGGG GACTTCAGTGCTTTTGACGCAGCTGTTGAAGCTGAAGAGATTGAAGAATTCCTAAAACTGAAGTGA